One window of Chamaesiphon minutus PCC 6605 genomic DNA carries:
- a CDS encoding glycosyltransferase family 4 protein has product MAANLKQETANNKLLLISFNTKEGMKLIADSYIGNFASLAKVTAITDRDYQPEIVSTGNADTKFELFKLSNSRKHLSMAMDVFNPILLFKILSIYIKTKPEACYFISAHPLNPVALVLFRLFANFANPQVKLFSHIHDVKPHAATKNYTLIDLFQSWQIARSDVLVVYGYTLKQMLVTRFKIKPERVIVSLHGVNRVNDSKYHQSSSSSLKYITLSGRLDKYKGIDLFLDAARYFQEHHTDVRFVLAGRGDLREYQDRIDNLTNLTIVNRFLSNEEVDELMIQSFAVLLPYIDASQSGVIPIAYYNGCPVIVSDVGGLREAVIEGETGYVFERGNLSQAIERIEAIVENRELRDTLGKNCFEHYQTNLRWGAIIANLADKMLS; this is encoded by the coding sequence ATGGCTGCTAATCTCAAACAAGAAACTGCTAATAATAAATTGCTGCTAATTTCCTTCAACACGAAAGAAGGCATGAAGTTAATCGCAGATTCTTATATTGGCAATTTTGCTAGCTTAGCTAAAGTCACAGCCATTACCGATCGGGACTATCAACCAGAGATAGTTAGTACTGGCAATGCCGACACTAAGTTCGAGCTATTTAAACTATCAAATTCGCGAAAACATTTATCGATGGCGATGGATGTTTTCAACCCAATCTTACTATTTAAAATTCTATCTATTTATATTAAAACCAAGCCAGAAGCTTGTTATTTTATCTCCGCACATCCACTCAATCCAGTTGCTTTAGTTTTATTTAGACTCTTTGCTAATTTTGCTAATCCCCAGGTTAAGCTGTTTTCCCACATTCATGATGTTAAGCCACATGCTGCAACCAAGAACTATACATTGATAGATCTGTTTCAGTCTTGGCAGATAGCTAGATCGGATGTGCTCGTCGTCTACGGTTATACTCTCAAGCAAATGCTAGTTACTAGGTTCAAAATTAAACCCGAACGAGTAATAGTTTCATTGCATGGTGTCAATCGAGTAAATGATAGTAAATACCATCAAAGTTCTAGCAGTAGCCTCAAGTACATAACGTTATCGGGCCGATTAGATAAGTATAAGGGCATCGATTTATTTTTGGATGCCGCGCGCTATTTTCAAGAGCATCATACTGACGTTCGGTTTGTGCTCGCAGGTAGAGGAGATCTCCGCGAATATCAAGATCGAATCGACAACCTTACCAATCTGACGATCGTTAATAGATTTTTGAGTAATGAAGAAGTAGACGAGCTAATGATTCAATCTTTTGCCGTTCTCTTACCATACATTGATGCATCACAGAGTGGAGTGATCCCGATCGCATATTATAATGGCTGTCCGGTAATTGTTTCGGATGTCGGCGGACTCCGAGAAGCCGTAATTGAAGGTGAAACTGGTTATGTATTCGAGCGGGGAAACTTATCCCAAGCCATCGAGCGGATCGAAGCTATCGTAGAGAACCGCGAACTCAGAGATACGCTGGGAAAAAATTGCTTCGAGCACTATCAAACTAATTTAAGATGGGGTGCGATTATTGCTAATCTGGCTGACAAAATGCTGTCTTGA